Below is a genomic region from Triticum dicoccoides isolate Atlit2015 ecotype Zavitan chromosome 5A, WEW_v2.0, whole genome shotgun sequence.
TGCAGAAAATCAGCGTCCAAAACATTCAAGAGATCGCGGGATAAGCAGCAGGCCGAACGGACGGACATGGAGATGGCGCACAGAGACCACATCCTCGGCGCCGTGCACGGCGTCCTCGGCGCCGCCGTCCTCATCCTGTGCCTCGCTGCCGAGCTGTCCGTCCTCGTCTTGCGGCGGCACGCGGCGCTCTACCTCCTCCCCGTCTGCGCGATGTTGACGCACCTGTGGCGCTCCGGCCGACGTGCGGGCATTGGGCTGGTGGACTTCGCGTACCTGAAGCCGCCCCGCCGGCTGCGCGTCACCATCCCGGGCCTGCTCGAGCACCTCCGCCTCATCGGCTGCTTCGACGACGGCAGCGTCGAGTTCATGTCCAGGGTCGTCGAGGACAGCGGCATGGGCGACGAGACCTACTTCCCGCCGGCGCTGCACTACCTCCCGCCGTCCGCCACGCACGCCGACGCCGTCCAGGAGGCGGGGATGCTCTTCTTCCCCACGCTCGACGAACTGTTCGCTAAGACGGGCGTGCCGCCGTCCGCCGTCGGCGCGCTCGTCATCAACTGCAGCGGGTTCGGCCCTGCCCCGTCGCTTGCCGCCATCATCGCCAACCACTACCGCATGCCCACCGACGTCAAGACCTTCAACCTGTCCGGCATGGGATGCGCCGCGGGCATCGTCGGCGTGGACGTCGCGAGGGGCGTCCTGAGGGCGCACGCCGGCGCCGTCGACTACGCCGTCGTCGTCAGCGCGGAGATCGTCACGATCGGGTGGTACAGAGGGAGGGACCGCAGCAAGCTGCTGCTCAACTGCTTCTTCCGCACCGGATGCGCCGCCGCGCTACTGTCGAACACCGCATCGGCGGCAGCGCCGGTCAAGTACCGGCTCGTCGCGCTGAAGCGCACGACCATCGCGGCCGACGACCGCGGCTACAACTTGGCCATgagggaggaggacgacgagggcATCACGGGGTTCACCATCGGGCGCGGCCTCGACCGTGTGTTCCGGGACCTCCTCCGCGCCCACCTCACCGCCTTCGGCGCCTCCATCCTCCCATGGCACGAGAAGCTCCGCTACGCCGCAGCGCTCGCGcgattccgccgccgccgccggagcagcaAGAAGGTCCAAGGCGGCGAAGGCCACGTGGAGGCGCCGAGGCCGAACTTCCTGGCCGCGGCGAGCCACTTCTGCCTGCCGTCGTCGGGGATGCCGAACATACGGAGGCTGGCGGAGGGGCTGGGgctgggggagagggaggcggaggcggcgctgGCGACGTTCCAGCGGTTCGGGAACCAGTCGGCGGCGTCGCTGTGGTACCAGCTCGGGTACCACGAGGCGAGGGGGCGGGTCCGGCAGGGCGACCGCGTGTGGCAGCTCGGCATCGGGAGCGGGCCCAAGGCGAGCAGCGCCCTGTGGGAGCGTGTCGCCGCATACGGCGGCGCCGCGGCGGCCGATGAGGGGCCGTGGGGCGACTGCGTCGTCCGCTACCCGGCGAGGGCACCCGGCGCCCCGTTGGCTTGATCTGGATGTACGTACCTAGTGCATGGGTACAGGGTGTTTGGGCTCCTGGAAAGGATCAGAGGACAGTGTTGTTTGTGCCGTGGGTACCTACGTACTTtcactttgcttgcttagttgctgttGATCGTCGAGTCGTTGTTTGGAGCTGCAAGGTGATTGGTAGAGCGGAGAATAAGCTCGGAACCTTCATCTGGGTTTTCTCACTTTTATTGTGGTACTTCGATCTTGTTTCCTGCCCTTCGTTCAGAATCCATGGCGTATTTTGACTGCTTTCAACTTTGGTCATAattagcaaaaatgcccgtgcgttgcaacggaagaaacaAACTCACATGCCGAACATGACTCAAAGACCCATGCAGACCCACATCCTCTACCCCAGCCATGTAACTGTTTATCGTCCTTCCACCCTCGCCGACACAGCGGTCGTGGTATCCACCTGATCACAATGCGCCCGAACATATGTCAAGGCGACGAGTTCAAGCATTTGCACGACACACTTGTCATTGAACCACGCTAGCGTAGTGAaatgtttaaaactaatctcgttgaGCTAGACATGAGGGCCGGCTTGCGCAAGCTACACCATGCTCCTGGTCCATATGTACACCGAGCCTCATACGCCCTCTCGCTTCTGAATCAATGTTACAGACTCGCCCTCTCGCTTCTGAATCAATGTTACAGACTTGTTTCATTGGAGGGGGGTGGGGGATGGTCCGCACGTGTCCATGCATCCTTCAAGGAAAGGTCATGTGCTTCACCGTGGAGCAAACACCACATTCCGAGTCCTCATACGTCAGATAGCTGTGGATGATCACATGTCACCACCGAGCAGCAGGACAGGTAGACGGTGAGGGTTAACCCTTTCCAGCCGCCACCATCGATCCACATCTAGCTACTCACCCCGATCCGATTTGTCGCAACCTGATTGAACAACAATAATAATAACAAAATTGTTAAAGTGTTCAAAGCAGTAAACCCTAGGGCTGGAGAGGTGCACGGTCAGGGTTAGCCATTTCTTCGCTTTCGATTCGACTTTGATTCCGACTTGATGTGTATAGTATTGTACGTACACACTGATAACGTATTTTCTTTTTGCTCTTGAGAATTAAGAAAAATACTAGACCAAAACATTAATTTTTTACAGATACGCATACACATCTAAGTACAGGTACCAAGCCAGTGGTAATGATACAAATCAAAGGGTTCCTAATCAACTGTCCTGAGCGCAAAGCAGCCTCACCTTTCGCGCACCATCATGAACCAGACTCACTTTTCTTTGATATCCATCAATGTCGTGATCGATTCCTACAATATCCTATGAACTTCCAAGACAAAACCAAACCCTGCGTGAATGCTTCTTTCGTGGAATATAAAAGAAAATGAGATCACGAGAATATGTGCTACTAAACTGCACCGATAAACAAAGACGGTATCCACTGTAGCGCATGGTATTAGACATGCTCTTTATAAACtctcatctaaattatttctcataGCTAGTGAGGCAAGATTGGGCCAATCGATTCGCAGATAGCATATGTATCGCCATTCCTATAGCATTCAACATCTAACGTTTCTGCACCTGAATCATATCGATCACAATCCAGAAAAGTTCCAGAAATTGTCCATTGCTGAAGAACAGTGTGCGGATTTAGTTACTGAAATTCTTTCACTACATTGCAGAATCATCCACAAGCAATCAACCAAGCGTTGTAGTCATTGGCAGGTCGATTAGTAGGTAATCTGATGATCTAATATGGCGTATAATCTGAGTGGGACCATGAAAACTTCTCAAGAAAAGTAGTATAGTAGAAACATCAGAATAGACATGAGGAGAACATTACACTTTCATACATCAGACAACTACAACAATAGCTTGACTGAGTTAATCAAGCACATGTTAAGTTTATTGTTTTGACAGCAAGCCTACACAAAGAGTAAGAAGCGCAGGATCATAGTAGGCATGGTCATTAACAAAGAAGAAACAACATGATTTATTTAACCATAAATAGGAATTTTCACCACAACAGCTATATAATTTCTCCAACAGCATACATATAGCAAAGCTTTCACACCTATGAGACCTGGGACCACACTGTAAAACCTGACCAAGTACTGTGTTACCAGAAAAACAAAATCCCTACTATTGTCACACTTTTCAAACTTGTAAGATTGCTAACCCTCCGGGTTATTCCTCTGGTTGGATGCTAATCAAATCTTTGAATGAAATTTTCCGCTAAGCTGAAAAACAACAGAAATAATATATATAATACAATGTAGAGTTCTGTAATATCTGAATCAACCtagtgtgtgcttgaaaggggggTACATTTGAAAAATAAGGAAGCAACAACCAAGTGTCAAACTACAATCAATTTATCTCCAGATGAATAAATTAGTAAGCTCGGATTCATACAAAAAATAGATTGGCTATATTCTGTAAGCTGTTTTCTGCCAAGAAAAAGTGTGAGAGTTTCAGCATTGTTTCAAAACTGTAATTGATCAGCGGCAAGTTCACTGCATAATTAGGATGCAGAGGTGATGCTGATTAGTGCATGTCCGTACTGATTGTACCTGGCTACAGTACGTTGGTAGTACTAATGGATACCCATAATACCAATCATGGGTGACATTGGATTCTGACTAATTGCTGAAGTTTGGCTGAAAGTGCAATGGAGTACTTTACCCAATTGATACAACATTTGGTTAAGCCTATCAGTATGAAAATTAATAGTGCGTACCAAGCAGCAATTCTAAATTCAGCAGTCAAAGAAAGTGTTTAGACATGCTAAATTAAGTCTGCACACTTTATTCGTTAGCATACGCGCTAATTAGACCGAAGCGCGCGCGTCGTGCAAAATCCACCGTAATGATAACTGGTCCATGTGCTTCGCCAGGCCCTCGCTCTCTGCGGAAAAATAATAGTAACATGTTACGGTCAGCACACACTAATTAACATAGCGCGAACATGCATGGGAACATCGCCCAGCCCAACTGTTAGTTCCTATAATCAGTAATTGGGCATGTAGGAAGTAGTAGTATGGTTTAGTTTTGCCCTTGTGTAGTAGCATGATTCAGTTTAGCCCTTGCCTATAGACCTAAATCAAATTTGGAACAGACACGATAACAGATGTAAACTCGCTCAAAGGGTCTATTGAATTTTCAGAGATGTGTTTTATCAGACAACAAACAAGCAATCTGCAATAACTTCGCTAATCATGAAAATAAGAAATCTTATATATGTTGTGATGTTGGATTTTCAATCTCTTCTTCCTGGAGCTTCCTTTTGCATCAAGGTTTCTGCATGCCACAGTAGTAAAATCAGGTCAGGGAAAAGTCTAAATATAAGAAACAACAGAATATCCAGTGCTGTACTATTGACAAAACCATCAAAATTTCATAAGCTAGTTTATTCGAAGATTACTAATTTAGGCTGCTTGCACTTTGGTTGCTCACAAAATATGAACTGGCTCCACTGCCTTGtaaatttcaaattattttcaatataagcataacatccATGGTTCAGTTACCAAAGATAGTATATAGACCTGACctaattttaaaaaaatatttccaGTTTCTCATAGAGAACGCACCTAAGTTCTTTTTGCAAGGCCATGTCCACATACAATTTCTCAAGCTCCTGAACCCCGAGTTTCATGTCTTGTAATTCTTTGTAGGTGGAAGCTGTTTCCTCGCATACATATTGTGGCTAAATATTGATTAACCCTGGTTGAATACATAGTAATGATCCTAAGTCATT
It encodes:
- the LOC119297715 gene encoding 3-ketoacyl-CoA synthase 4-like, whose translation is MEMAHRDHILGAVHGVLGAAVLILCLAAELSVLVLRRHAALYLLPVCAMLTHLWRSGRRAGIGLVDFAYLKPPRRLRVTIPGLLEHLRLIGCFDDGSVEFMSRVVEDSGMGDETYFPPALHYLPPSATHADAVQEAGMLFFPTLDELFAKTGVPPSAVGALVINCSGFGPAPSLAAIIANHYRMPTDVKTFNLSGMGCAAGIVGVDVARGVLRAHAGAVDYAVVVSAEIVTIGWYRGRDRSKLLLNCFFRTGCAAALLSNTASAAAPVKYRLVALKRTTIAADDRGYNLAMREEDDEGITGFTIGRGLDRVFRDLLRAHLTAFGASILPWHEKLRYAAALARFRRRRRSSKKVQGGEGHVEAPRPNFLAAASHFCLPSSGMPNIRRLAEGLGLGEREAEAALATFQRFGNQSAASLWYQLGYHEARGRVRQGDRVWQLGIGSGPKASSALWERVAAYGGAAAADEGPWGDCVVRYPARAPGAPLA